Proteins encoded by one window of Xanthomonas sp. DAR 80977:
- a CDS encoding DUF1439 domain-containing protein — MKLRLPTLRAAALLLLAAASQLQAEPTIQGRQVSVGAADVQHYLDGSFPQTHKALGGLVKMTIRDPKLSLPPGDRLKMQFDLSMATGGGAPTPLGTVLLTSGLRYEQQTQGFHLQSPTIDDFRPAANGGKLDANTRELLNAWLGDYARKEPIYKLDPALAAVMGNVQIESAAVENGKLVVHFNQDIGQLVPAGALSGQ, encoded by the coding sequence ATGAAGCTCCGCCTGCCGACCTTGCGCGCCGCCGCGCTGCTGCTTCTCGCTGCCGCATCCCAACTGCAGGCCGAGCCGACGATCCAGGGCAGGCAGGTCAGCGTCGGCGCCGCCGACGTGCAGCACTACCTGGACGGCAGCTTCCCGCAGACGCACAAGGCGCTCGGCGGCCTGGTCAAGATGACCATCCGCGATCCCAAGCTGTCGCTGCCGCCGGGCGACCGCCTGAAGATGCAGTTCGACCTGAGCATGGCCACCGGCGGTGGCGCACCGACGCCGCTGGGCACGGTGCTGCTGACCAGCGGCTTGCGCTACGAACAGCAGACCCAGGGCTTCCACCTGCAATCGCCGACCATCGACGACTTCCGCCCGGCCGCCAACGGCGGCAAGCTCGACGCCAACACCCGCGAGCTGCTCAATGCCTGGCTGGGCGACTACGCGCGCAAGGAACCGATCTACAAGCTGGATCCGGCGCTGGCCGCGGTGATGGGCAACGTGCAGATCGAATCGGCGGCGGTGGAGAACGGCAAGCTTGTGGTGCATTTCAATCAGGACATCGGCCAGCTGGTGCCGGCCGGCGCGCTGTCGGGGCAGTGA
- a CDS encoding DUF3861 family protein, which translates to MTATQRYRITVTPIEADGLQCQGRCTIEFEARCRQDWMRLLEAAQRHPGLRGDERAALTIGTQLLRGLSERSDSEAQALLAPLRPSLDAILARLAPPAA; encoded by the coding sequence ATGACCGCCACCCAACGCTACCGCATCACCGTCACGCCGATCGAGGCCGACGGGCTGCAATGCCAAGGCCGCTGCACCATCGAATTCGAGGCCCGCTGCCGGCAGGACTGGATGCGCCTGCTCGAAGCCGCGCAGCGCCATCCCGGCCTGCGTGGCGACGAACGCGCCGCGCTGACCATCGGCACGCAGCTGCTGCGCGGGCTCAGCGAGCGCAGCGACAGCGAGGCGCAGGCGCTGCTGGCGCCGCTGCGTCCGTCGCTGGATGCGATCCTGGCGCGGCTGGCGCCGCCAGCCGCGTGA